AATTGCAATAACTTtttaagtttcttcaaatgcagtcgcaaaaatcatcaagcgctatgatgaaactggctctcaWgaggaccgccacagaaaggaagacccagagttacctctgctgcagagcataagttcattagagttacaagattcagaaattgcagtccaaataaatgcttcacagagttcaagtaacagatRcatctcaacatcaactgttcagaggacactgcgttAATcgggccttcgtggtcaaattgttgcaaagaaaccacaggacaccaataagaagaagagacttgcttaggccaagaaaYACGAGTAATGGGCATTATACCGGTCGAAacctgtcctttgatctgatgagtctaaatcttagatttttggttccaaccactgtgtctttgtgagatgcagagtaggtgaacagatgatctccgcatgtggggttcccaccatgaagcatgggggaggaggtgtgatggtgtggtggcgctttgctggtgacactgtcagtgatttatttagaattcaaggcacagttaaccaccatggctaccacagcattctgctgcgatacgccatcccatctggtttgctcttagtgggactatcatttgtttttcaacagtacaatgacccaaaacactcctccaggttgtgtaagggctatttgaScaaggagagtgattgagtgctgcatcagatgatctggccttcacaatcactcgacctcaacccaattgagatggtttgggatgaattggaattggaaggagtgtgaaggaaaagcaaccaacaagtgttcagcatatgtgggaactcattcaagattgttggaaaagcattccaggtgaagctggttgagagaatgccaagagtatgcagagctgtcatcaaggcaaagggtggctactttgagaatctaaaatataaaatagtgaagaggcgactccgggatgctagccttctaggcagggttcctctgtccagtgtctgtgttcttttgcccatcttaatcttttatttttattggccagtctgagatatggctttttctttgcaactctgcctagaaggccagcatcccatagccgcctcttccctgttgacgttgagtctggtgttttgcaggtactatttaatgaagctgccaattgaggacttgtgaggcgtctgtttctcaaactaatgtacttgtcctcctgctcaattgtgcaccggggcctcccactcctctttctattctggttagagacagtttgctctcttctgtgaagggagtagtacacagcattgtacgagattttcagtttcttgtcaatttctcccgtggaatagccttcatttctcagaacaagaattgactgacgagtttcaggagaaagttatttgtttctggccattttgaacctgtaatcgaacccacaaatgcttatgctccagatactcaactagtctaaagaagggcagttttattgcttctttagaattaattagaacaacagttttcagctgtgctaacataattgcaaaagggttttctaatgatcagtgagcttttaaaattataaacttgaattagctaacacaacgtgccattggaacataggagggatggttgctgataatggacctctgtacggctatgcagatattccataaaaaatctgccgtttccagctaMaatagtcatttacaacattaacaatatctacactgcatttctgatcaatttgatattattttaatggtcaaaaaaattgcttttctttcaaaaacatggacatttgtaagtgaacccaaacttttgaactgtagtgtatgtaaattagatatttatgtatttcattttcaataaatgtgagaaaaaaaatctgaaaacgtgTTTTCCCTTTGCATTATGGAGTATTGCGTGTGTATGGGtgagataaaaatatatatatatttaatcYggctgtaatacaacaaaatgtggaataagtcaaggggtaccaGGCTCATCTAGGTGGTTGCAGCTGTTGGTGATTTTCTTTACATGCCTTTGGCCACAGCTGAGTAACATGAAAAATATATTGTTGTTAGTTTAGTGGTCTTGTTTGTTTTTAGATTTGATTGGATAACACTGTCTATGAGACGTATAAAGAACTCTGAGGGCTCATTTGTAATGTGCTATGAGCTGTTATGCATGCTTATATAGTCATATAATGCTATAATATGTGTGATATGTGATTGGACCAGAGGCACTATAAATGTAAAATACAGAGATGGTTTGAATAAAATGTAACCTTGTGTTGTCCTTCACCAGGATGAGATGGTGTGTATGATTCTAGAAGGCTGCCCCACTCTGCTCTACCTGAACCTGTCCTTCTCATATGTGGCCAACGGGACTCTCAGAGAGCTCTCCAGGTAAACACCCATAGACCACAGCTACTCCAGTGATGGAAAATGTTTCCCATTTCATTAGAACACAAGGTAGAACACGAccggtataatgtccattgctcgtgtttcttggcctaagcaagtctcttcttattattggtgtcctgtggtttctttgcaacaattcgaccatgaaggcctgattaacgcagtctcctctgaacagctgatgttgagatgtatctgttacttgaactctgtgaagcatttatttgggctgcagttatTATTTAATGTCCCAAACACCTGTTGGGTTAATGTCAGTTGCTGCTTTTACCACCTCTTGTCCGCAAAGCCGTTATAAGGGCCTGTTATTGTTCCCTCTGTGCTGAAGTACCCATTGGCCCAAGCAGACAGAGCCTgtactctgtctatctctgtctgtgcctgtctgtctgtctctttccctctctctctctctcgctctcttgctctcatcTCCTAATCTAAACCATTTGGGTCTCTCTCATCTCCTAATCTAAACCatttgggtctctctctctcatctcctaatcttaaccatttgtatctttctctctctcatctcctaatCTTAACCATTTGNNNNNNNNNNNNNNNNNNNNNNNNNNNNNNNNNNNNNNNNNNNNNNNNNNNNNNNNNNNNNNNNNNNNNNNNNNNNNNNNNNNNNNNNNNNNNNNNNNNNNNNNNNNNNNNNNNNNNNNNNNNNNNNNNNNNNNNNNNNNNNNNNNNNNNNNNNNNNNNNNNNNNNNNNNNNNNNNNNNNNNNNNNNNNNNNNNNNNNNNNNNNNNNNNNNNNNNNNNNNNNNNNNNNNNNNNNNNNNNNNNNNNNNNNNNNNNNNNNNNNNNNNNNNNNNNNNNNNNNNNNNNNNNNNNNNNNNNNNNNNNNNNNNNNNNNNNNNNNNNNNNNNNNNNNNNNNNNNNNNNNNNNNNNNNNNNNNNNNNNNNNNNNNNNNNNNNNNNNNNNNNNNNNNNNNNNNNNNNNNNNNNNNNNNNNNNNNNNNNNNNNNNNNNNNNNNNNNNNNNNNNNNNNNNNNNNNNNNNNNNNNNNNNNNNNNNNNNNNNNNNNNNNNNNNNNNNNNNNNNNNNNNNNNNNNNNNNNNNNNNNNNNNNNNNNNNNNNNNNNNNNNNNNNNNNNNNNNNNNNNNNNNNNNNNNNNNNNNNNNNNNNNNNNNNNNNNNNNNNNNNNNNNNNNNNNNNNNNNNNNNNNNNNNNNNNNNNNNNNNNNNNNNNNNNNNNNNNNNNNNNNNNNNNNNNNNNNNNNNNNNNNNNNNNNNNNNNNNNNNNNNNNNNNNNNNNNNNNNgtctttctctctctcatctcataatCTAAACCATTGTTTGGGTCTCTCATCTCCTAATCTAAACCATTTgggtcctttctctctctcatctcctaaaTCTAAAAACCATtttggtctttctctctcttcatctctaatCTAAACCATTtgggtctctctctcatctcctaatCTAAACCATTttggtctttctctcttctcatctcctaaTCTTATCCATTtgggtctttctctctccattctcctaatcttaaccatttgggtctttctctctctcatctcctaatCTTAACCATTTGGGTCTCTCATCTCCTAATCTTAACCATTTGGTCTCTCATCTCCTAATCTTAACCatttgggtctctctctctcatctcctaatctctctctctcatctcctaatcttaaccatttgggtctctctctctctctcatttcctaatcttaaccatttgggtctttctctctctctaactctcatcTCCTAATCTAAACCATTtgggtctctccccctctctctttctctctcttctgaatGGAAAATAGTCACTTAAATCCCAGGTCATAGCTATTACTCATGTCATAATCAGTTAGGATTACCCAAtacccagtgatgtagtgggaTGATGTGGCACGACGAAACAGAAATactgagaggaacagagagagaaatagagaaaccAAATGTGTGTGAGTCATGTGCGCATGCAGGACCTTGACCATGTTCCTTTGTATCCAATGAATGTTACACCTGAAAGCAATTCCATAGGCCGCTCTCTCTCTATGGcagttcccttctctcctcctctctgtctctttgtccatCCTTCATCTTTTCTGTTCTTGTGGGATTTCTCTtgattaacaatgtctaaacttAGGTTTCGAAAGAAAAGATTCTCCCAATCAAATGCCACAGTCAATTGACAACTCTGCCTACCTCACGTCTCACCAACCCTCTCAACCCCTTTCCTGACATCCTACCTTGGTCGTTCAACTGCTGCAACCCGGCCAGATGTCAAATAATCATTCATATCCTCACTATCCAACCCCCACACCTTCACAAACTGAAGATTGTGAGAAGACTTGAACTAGTGAAATCAGGCCGATAACAGACTGCAGGTGCTCCAGTATGGATATGAGGCTAATACACAGCCAGTTGTTGCCCAGTACTGCTCACATATTGATCTTAaactccctctgtctgtccaggAGCTGTCTGAACCTGCAGTTCCTGAGTCTAGCATGCTGCCGTAGGTTCACTGATAAAGGCTTACAGTACCTGGCCTCAGGGAAGGGCTGCCACAAGCTCATCCACCTTGACCTCTCTGGCTGCACTCAGGTCAGTTCCTATCTGTTTGTCTCCTCTTCTATCTGCTTCAACTATATCCAGATCAGTTTGTGTGCTCCTCTCTTTTCCAACACGTATGGGTCCTATGTTGCCCGGCTGTACTGAAGTCAATTTGTGTGCTCCTCTCATTTACAAGTCTGTAGGTTGATACTGGGATTTGAGAGAGGTTCTCTCTCNNNNNNNNNNNNNNNNNNNNNNNNNNNNNNNNNNNNNNNNNNNNNNNNNNNNNNNNNNNNNNNNNNNNNNNNNNNNNNNNNNNNNNNNNNNNNNNNNNNNNNNNNNNNNNNNNNNNNNNNNNNNNNNNNNNNNNNNNNNNNNNNNNNNNNNNNNNNNNNNNNNNNNNNNNNNNNNNNNNNNNNNNNNNNNNNNNNNNNNNNNNNNNNNNNNNNNNNNNNNNNNNNNNNNNNNNNNNNNNNNNNNNNNNNNNNNNNNNNNNNNNNNNNNNNNNNNNNNNNNNNNNNNNNNNNNNNNNNNNNNNNNNNNNNNNNNNNNNNNNNNNNNNNNNNNNNNNNNNNNNNNNagagagagagagagagagagagagagagagagagagagagagagagagagagagagagagaaggagatgaagagatatgagagagagagagagagagaagagagagagagagacgagaggagaggagagagggagagagagagagagagagaagagagagagagagagagagagagagagagagagagagagagagagagagagagagagaagacttgtTTGTTTTAAATTACAAACTGTACACACTggccctctccatctctctctcacccacctacTCTCTAAtgtactctgtgtgtggtgttttgtccCAGCAGATCTCAGTGGAAGGTTTCAGGTACATAGCAGCGGGCTGCCCTCAGCTCCAGCAGATAGTCTTCAATGACCTGCCTACTCTGTCAGACAGCTGTGTGCTGGTATGTATGGAGCTACCAGACAACTAATTTAGGCTCTGGACAAAATTATTGCTATCAATAGGGAGTAAGACCATATTTTTAACCTCCATTGGCTACCTGTCATTAATGAGTGAATGGACCTCTGCCTGTCACTTAGTCTGGTTTCTTCCAATAGGAGCTGGCCTCTAAGTGTCACTCTCTGTCTGCCATCTCCCTATGGGACACGCCCCATCTCTCAGACTCCGCCTTCAAAGCCATCGCTGAGGTGGCCAACCTCACCAAGTTCAGTGTtgatggtgagtgtgtgtgcgtgtcatgtTCCATGTCTATTTATTAGTGTTCTTTATTTGTCTTGGCAACAATCATTGTGGTGAGTATCRTTGCCATGGTGACGTCTACAGGGGCTCTGATTGGGTGACTGAGTGAGGCGCTAGGCCTCATTTCATGTGATTGGTCTGTGACATCAAACCATGATGTAGCAGCCAGCAGGTCATGTAGTTGGTCAACCCTGAAACTTTTGCTATCCTCTAACTCTTGGTCTTATACAGTGCTGTATCTGGCACAAGTCACTGTTAAGTGATTAGCCAATCATTATAGCTCTTCAGCCAAAGGAGATGGTCAGTTTGTTTCTGAGGATGTGATTAGTCATGTAAGACAAATGGTTCAGGGGcagtatcaacacacacactttgtttgtTATGGTGCGTGTTATGACAGTTGTCCGTGTGTTTTTGTAGGTAACAGTCGTATGTCAGACATCAGTTGGAGGGCTCTGTGTCGTAGCTCTCCAGGCCTTACGAGACTCCATGCTGCTGACTGCCCTAGAATGACTGACTCCAGCCTAAAGTCTATGGGCACCCTCAAAAACCTGGTCTACCTCAACATCTCACActgcagcaggtgtgtgtgtgtgtgtgcgcgtgtgttctgtctctctacGTTAGATGATATCGGGCTGCGCTACCTGACTTCCCGTGTGTGTTCGTAGGGTGAGTGACATGGGGCTGCGCTACCTGACTGAGGGGCCTTCTGCCTCTAAACTGAGGGAGCTGAATCTGAGCAACTGCAGCCGCATCAACAACTTAGCTATCATGAGGGTGGCTCAAAAGTAAGGTCATATaaaaactcacacacacgcacacacagacatgcacacacacacacgcatatataACACACAAGTACTGTACACACTGACAGActggcatggtgtgtgtgtgtacaggtgcagtaagcTGAACCACCTGAGTGTGTCTTACTGTGATAACCTGTCTAATTCTGGTCTGGAGTGGCTCAGTAGCTgttccgctctcctctctctggacaTCAGTGGCTGCAACATCATGGACCAGGTAATGCCCCCATACGTTGCCGTGTARGTGTGTCGTATTACAGTTAGCTATCTAAAACACTCCAACAACACAACTTATGTTTTCAGGGGCTGATTGCTCTAGGTGGGAACCCTGGCCTGAAGAAGCTGGTTGCCTCTGAGTGTTTATGGATCACTGACATTGGCATAGAGGTACTGTTTACTTTGTCTTCTGCAGTTTGAACAGTACCTTTTGACTGTCTGTGACACCTCATTGAAAGAGTGTTAAAGGAATTCACTTCTTAAAGtaaccctcctcctcttctctcctgctctccctgtGAAAGCAGAAGTTCTGCAGGCAGGCGAGAGGTCTGGAGTATATGGACGTGTCTCACTGTGTAGCTCTATCTGACCAGGCCATCAAGGCTCTGTCCTTCTACTGCAGGACTATAGTCACATTACGCATGCCTGGCTGCCCAAaggtattcacacacacacaaacaaacaatattACCAAAATATCTTGCCTATTGTCTATGCACTTCCTCTATCAGATGACAGACCTGGCGGTACAGTACCTGACAGTAGGGTGTCActtcctgagagagctggacgtGAGTGGCTGTGTTCTGCTGACCGATTGCACACCACGCTTCCTACAGACAGGCTTCCCACAGCTCAACACCATCAACATGGTCTACTGCAGGGGAATATCCAAGTaagacacgcatacacacacttcAACTGAAATGTCCAGAAACTAAAGATGTAACACTGGGAGCacagtcactgtgtgtgtgtgtgtgtgtgtgagcgtaggCAGGCGGCTCTGAGGCTCCAGCCCTGTGTTGAGAAGTGGGAGCACAGTAACGATGATGCCCCCTACTGGTTTGGCTATGACAGTCTTGGCCAGCTGCTACAGCCAATCGGACGACCCGACAAGATCCAGGACacctgggaggaagaggagccaacaccaagaaacaacaaaaagagGAATTTGATAAAGGCCTGTGGAGAGGACTACGAATACAcagcatgaatacacacacagtccatgcagacaaacaaacaaacgcacAATGACTTAgtttatacagtacacacacaccacctcacaaTCTAAGGTAAATCAAATCCCTAACACATACACTGCACCTTACATTAACTCTAGCTCAGATATCAAGCAACAGAAAGGAATGGCCAAAGATGAATaaccagaaaaatatatattttgtatctgAGAAATaatgcagtatatacatgtaTGCAGTATWTACATTtatgcagtatatacagtatatacatttatgCAGTATACACATGTATGCAGTATATACATTTATGcagtatatacaatatatacatgtatGCAGTATATACATTTATGCAGTATATACAKTWWWKMMRTWTATRCAGTATATACATTTATGCAGTWTATACAKTWWWKMMRTTTATRCAGTATATACATTTATGcagtttatacagtatatacatttatgCAAAGCTTCTGCATCATACTGTTTCATCTGAGTGGGAGAAAGGTCAAAGCGTTCTTCTATGCATTGCAACACAAGACAGATGATTGAATTTCATAATTACATCATAAAGCAAAAATTTTTAGCTTggaaataatcataaaaaaataaatgtcctcgaTATGATTCGATTTTTTTGTCAATGTCAACACTTTTcccattttcttttttattcaCAGTAAATTGATCCCCCCAAacctattttgtacattttgcagTTTCCACCCTGTGGTAAGAAAGTCTTAAGAGTTTTGACTGttgcacacacactaaccacagcAGTCTCTGAACTTCTCAAAAGTCCAGTTAGACTTCAAGCTCAATACCTGACTGAATATGTGAGACCTGAATGTTGTTCAGTGTTTCAATCTAAGAGCTCTGCTGATGACCACAAAGACAAAGACTGAACTAGCCTGGCTGCCAGCATGCCACTATATTTCTGCTTGAGCCCTCTCATGACAACAACAGTTGGCTAAAGCAGAAACATGACTGAGTTACCTCTACTAACCATGATCATGTGCTacaactgtatatagacatataatATAGCCTGCAGTTTCCGTTATCACATATGTAGCATAGCCTTTACTTTCAGGCATGATATTCACTTCTAGAACAATAGATTGAGAACAAAAATCAATTGTAGACCGTTTGCTTGGGTAAGAAATTGACACScttgataaagatgagcaataacaAYtgtagggaaagggggataccttgtcagtattacaactgaatgccttcaactgaaatgtgtcttccgcatttaacccaacccctctgaatcagaggtacggggggctgccttaatcgacatgcACGTCTTCGGCGCCAGGGGAACAAcgggttaactaccttgctcagggtcaaaacaacagatttttccttgtcataaaataaatcaaatactgagctatattgtatgttatattttggggggaaattaatatgttatattaatacaatttctcagagaaagagattttgtttaacaagtaatagtTTTCCTCTAATAGTTTTCCTCAAAagggtaggggtcaaaattattgacacctctTATGAATAAAGTAgtgaaaagtttagtatttggtgccatattcctagcacgcaatgactacatcaagcttgtgactcaacaatcttgttggatgcatttgcagttcgttttggttgtgtttcagattagttTGTGCTCAgaagaaattaatggtaaataatgtgtcattttggagtcacttttattataattaagaatagaatgtttctaaacacttctacattaaatgtggatgctaccatgattacagataatcctgaatgaatcgtgaacaTTTATGACTATTTGAATTTATTATGGATCTCTATTAGCTCTtcatggggtccagcaaaattaagtcaGTTATACAATATTtataacattacaatacattcacagatttcacaacacactgtgtgccctcaggcccctactccaccactaccacatatctacagtactaaatccatgtgtatgtatagtgcgtatgttatcgcgtgtgtgtgtgtgtgtgccaatgtttgttgCTTCACTGTCCCCGCTGTTCAATAAGGTGGTTTTTTTAAtcagttttttaaatctaattttactgcttgtgtcagttacttgatgtggaatagagttccatgtagtcatggctctatgtagcactgtgtgcctcccatagtctgttctggacttggggactgtgaagagacctcttgtggcatgtcttgtgaggtatacatgggtgtctgagctgtgtgccagtagttaagacagacagcttggtgcattcaacatgtcaatacctctcataaataaaagtagtgatgaagtcaatctctcctccacttcaaccaggagagattgacattattaatattagctctctctatacatccaagggccagccgtgctgccctgttctaatccaactgcaattttcctaagtccttttttgtggcacctgaccacacgactgaacagtagtcaaggtgcgacaaaactagggcctgtaggacctgccttgttgatagYgttgttaagaaggcagagcatcgctttattatagacagacttctccccatcttagctactactgcatcaatatgttttgaccatgacagtttacaatctagggttactccaagcagtttagtcatctcatcttgctcaatttccacattatttattacaagatttagttgaggtttagggtttagtgagtgttttgttccaaatacactgcttttagttttataaatatttagggctaacttatgcCACCCACTcggaaactaactgcagctctttgttgagcgttgcagtcatttcagttgctgtagtagctgacgtgtataatgttgagtcatccgcatRcatagacactctggctttattCAAAGTTAGTGGCWTGTCTGACTGGGTCAGAGGTATAACATTGGAGACAGAGAAATAAAGATCAGAGACGATTCAGATAGATGACCAGATATGGCTCATCCTATTGAGCGTTGTATACCCAGTACATCCACCCAAAATGTTAGATTTTGTTTACCTTGCTCAGAGTGGAGTTCTGTGCTGCCACTGTCTCCTATGTACGCATCAATGTTTCCACTGTTGGACAACACCTTCAGGAAGCCATTATTAGAACCATCAGTCAAGTGTCAAAGTTGAAAGATTTTATGGTACATTCATGTTAATCACCTTAACACAATTTTACTTTCAAGTGTAGCACGGAGTATTGGCCYACTTACCTGCAATTATATCTCCAGTCTCATTCCTCGCTATGGCATCACCTGTATGACAAAGAAACATAAACGTGAGATGCTGTTCCACCCAGTGAGCTAACAGGCTAATGGTTTCCATGTCCTCAAGGAGAACAGACAGGCTGTATCTCAGAGGAAATCACCATAAATGATGTCCRACATCCTCTTCTCCTGGCTTCTCACCTTTCTGTTTATCGCTCTTCCTTCTCAAATGTTTTCTTTGTCAGatgttcctctccttctttcactCTTAACCTTGATTTATCTAAGCAGGGACTCAGGCCATCTACAACTTAATCATCTTGTTTACACCAAgttctgtaaaacatttacagtgcctttagaaagtattcatcccttgactttttgttgtGATACAAAGTGGGATTACTCTGTCGAAGTGGaacaactttaaaaaaatgtatattcatgtgaaataaaacacaaatatcttgattagataagtatttaaccagtcaatacatgctagaatcacctttggcttCGAWTACAGCTGTCTGAGTTTTTCAgaataagtctctaagagctttgcacacctgaattgtacaatatttacccatttattataattttttattcttcaagctctgtcaaattggttgttgatcattgctagacagccattgtcaagtcttgctatagatttaagctaatttaaatcaaaactaactaggccactcaggaacattcaatgtcatcttgggaAGCAACTCCAgtctatatttggccttgtgttttaagtaattgtcctgctgaaaggtgaattaatctcccagtgtctggtggaaagcagactgaagcaggttttccattaggattttgcctgtgcttagctccaaatcctgaaaaactctgcagtccttaacgattacaagcatacccagaacatgatgcagccaccactatgcttgaaaatatgaagagtggtactcagtaatgtattctattgaatttaccccaaacataacactttattttcaggaaaaaaagttaattgctttaccacatttcttgcagtgccttgttgcaaactggatgcatgtttctgaatatttttattctgtacaggcatccttcttttcactcaattaggttagtattgtggagtaactacaatgttgttaatctaTTCTCAGTTTtggcctatcacagccattaaactcccaaatgttttaaagtcaccaaccattggactcatggtgaaaaccctgagcgatgtccttcctctccagcaactgagttaggaaggacgcctttatctttgtagtgactatgactaggtgtattgatacaccatccaaagtgtaattaataacttcaccatgctcaaagggatgtctGCTTTTAAAAAATTACCTatcaccaataggtgcccttctttgcgaggcattggaaaacctccctggtctttgtggttaaatcggCATTTGAAATTCACAGTTTGGCTGAGTGActttacagattattgtatgtgtggggtacagagaggaggtagtcataaagaaaacatgttaaacactattattgcacacagagtgagtccatgcaacttattatgtgacttaagcacatttttactcctgaacttatttaggcttgccataacaaaagggttgagtACTTGAccaaagacatttcagatt
This portion of the Salvelinus sp. IW2-2015 linkage group LG4q.1:29, ASM291031v2, whole genome shotgun sequence genome encodes:
- the fbxl13 gene encoding F-box and leucine-rich repeat protein 13 isoform X1, whose product is MCFKAWKRFIWNKRKEARELTLKMETAERHYIQRGLRVALCKWVEWVQVCKRRQNDAMKKIQRVWNAIHCKIVIGAWRYVVQDSKRTKEHFERLENGLLEMSSKDSDVAIGEGHDGLSLLPCKLSIKVFQSLDVGDLLKCAEVCQTWKAIAQTCSLWSRISFSVERDWITDRIVEQILQKYRPFVVHLNMRGCTSLQWPSFKCISECRNLQELNLSECFNIKDEMVCMILEGCPTLLYLNLSFSYVANGTLRELSRSCLNLQFLSLACCRRFTDKGLQYLASGKGCHKLIHLDLSGCTQISVEGFRYIAAGCPQLQQIVFNDLPTLSDSCVLELASKCHSLSAISLWDTPHLSDSAFKAIAEVANLTKFSVDGNSRMSDISWRALCRSSPGLTRLHAADCPRMTDSSLKSMGTLKNLVYLNISHCSRVSDMGLRYLTEGPSASKLRELNLSNCSRINNLAIMRVAQKCSKLNHLSVSYCDNLSNSGLEWLSSCSALLSLDISGCNIMDQGLIALGGNPGLKKLVASECLWITDIGIEKFCRQARGLEYMDVSHCVALSDQAIKALSFYCRTIVTLRMPGCPKVFTHTQTNNITKISCLLSMHFLYQMTDLAVQYLTVGCHFLRELDVSGCVLLTDCTPRFLQTGFPQLNTINMVYCRGISKQAALRLQPCVEKWEHSNDDAPYWFGYDSLGQLLQPIGRPDKIQDTWEEEEPTPRNNKKRNLIKACGEDYEYTA
- the fbxl13 gene encoding F-box and leucine-rich repeat protein 13 isoform X2; translation: MCFKAWKRFIWNKRKEARELTLKMETAERHYIQRGLRVALCKWVEWVQVCKRRQNDAMKKIQRVWNAIHCKIVIGAWRYVVQDSKRTKEHFERLENGLLEMSSKDSDVAIGEGHDGLSLLPCKLSIKVFQSLDVGDLLKCAEVCQTWKAIAQTCSLWSRISFSVERDWITDRIVEQILQKYRPFVVHLNMRGCTSLQWPSFKCISECRNLQELNLSECFNIKDEMVCMILEGCPTLLYLNLSFSYVANGTLRELSRSCLNLQFLSLACCRRFTDKGLQYLASGKGCHKLIHLDLSGCTQISVEGFRYIAAGCPQLQQIVFNDLPTLSDSCVLELASKCHSLSAISLWDTPHLSDSAFKAIAEVANLTKFSVDGNSRMSDISWRALCRSSPGLTRLHAADCPRMTDSSLKSMGTLKNLVYLNISHCSRVSDMGLRYLTEGPSASKLRELNLSNCSRINNLAIMRVAQKCSKLNHLSVSYCDNLSNSGLEWLSSCSALLSLDISGCNIMDQGLIALGGNPGLKKLVASECLWITDIGIEKFCRQARGLEYMDVSHCVALSDQAIKALSFYCRTIVTLRMPGCPKMTDLAVQYLTVGCHFLRELDVSGCVLLTDCTPRFLQTGFPQLNTINMVYCRGISKQAALRLQPCVEKWEHSNDDAPYWFGYDSLGQLLQPIGRPDKIQDTWEEEEPTPRNNKKRNLIKACGEDYEYTA